The Wansuia hejianensis genomic interval CGGTGTCGGCATGGACGCTCCGCTGGAAAATGTGGAGGCCTACTGCCGTGCGGCGCTGAAATACCGTCATATTTAGAGGCAGATGCTTATAGATACAAGGAGGAGCAAAATGAATTCGATGGAGAGGGTATTCGGAGCGATCCGGGGAGAGCAGACAGACTGTCTCCCCGTGGCTCCTTACAATGGGAATTTTTCCATACATACGTCAGGTTATACGCTTGATGAATGCTATCTTGACGGGAAGAAGCTGGCGGAAGCCCAGTACCGGGCCTGGGAGCTGGTGGGTCAGGATGTGGTAGTCGCTCAGTCGGACCAGTATTATATGGTGGAAGGAATGGGCGTTAAGACAGAATACTACCATGACAGGCTGCCGGGAGTCAGAGAGGTGCCGGTGAAGGAACTGAAAGATGTTGGGAAGCTGAGACCTATCGATCCGTACAGAGATGGCCGTGCCTATGTGTATATAGAAGCGGTTGGCCATCTGGCGGAGAAGCTGAAGGGAGAAGTTCCTGTACGGGCGCCCGGCTGCGGTTCTCTGGCCATGGCAGCCCATCTGATGGGGATTAATGAGTTTGTCATGGAGCTGGCGGTTACTGAGGCAGAAGAGGATACAGAGAAAGAAAAATATATCATGGAGATGATGGAGGTTTGTACGGAGACTCTCTGCCGTTTTGCAGAGGCCTGCGTTAAGGCGGGGGCCAGCATCGTCCAGGACGCGGATTCTCTGGCTTCGCTGGATATGATTTCGCCAGCCATATATGAGAAATATGCTCTGCCTTTTGAAAAAAAATTTTTCCGAAGGCTGAATCTGCTGAAGAAAGATTATTCCTTTGCAACACTTTTGCATATTTGCGGAAATAATAGCAGAGTGGCAGAAAAACTGGCAGATACCGGCTGCGATATCCTGGAGGTGGATTATAAAGTGGATTTATCCTATTATAAAGAAAAGATAGGAGACAGAGTCTGTCTGCTGGGAAATATTAATCCGGCCGGTAACGTGATGTCAGGGACGGCAGAGGACGTGAGGGAAGAAGCAATGACAGCCATTCAGAAGGCAGCCGCCGGAAGCCGGTTCATATTGGGAAGCGGATGTGAGATCGCAGTGGATGCGCCGTTGGAGAACGTGCAGGCGCTGGTAAAGCTGGGGCACGGCATGCCCTCTTCACCGGCTGGCCGGAAGCAAAACTGAAATGGGAGATACTATAACGTATTCTTTTGAAATTTATAGAAAATATCTGCCCAGTATAACTGGTTTTATGATATGATATAAAAGTACAGCCTATTTCTCAGGAGGAATGGGTATGTTACGGTGTTTTGGAAATGCCGGAATTCATAGCAGGAGCAGAAAAGGAGTTGTGAAATGGGCGGTTTTTTTGGTGTAGCATCGAAGAATGAATGTGCGTTAGAGCTTTTTTATGGAGTAGATTATCATTCTCATCTGGGAACCAGGCGCGGAGGAATGGCAACATACGGGGCTGAGGGATTTAACCGTGCGATCCACAATATTGAGAATTCTCCGTTTCGAACGAAATTTGACCATGATGTCGGAGAGATGAAGGGCAATCTGGGGATTGGCTGTATCTCCGATTTTGAGCCGCAGCCGCTGCTGATCCAGTCGAAGCTGGGAAGCTTTGCGATCACAACGGTTGGTAAAGTGAATAATTATGACGAGCTGCGGGTCCGGCTGTTTAACAGCGCGCATTCACATTTCCAGGAGATGACAAACGGGCAGGTGAATGTGACGGAGCTGATTGCGGCGCTGATCTGTGAGAAGGATTCGATTTTAGAAGGTATGGAATATGTCCAGGAGATTGTGGACGGATCTATGACCATGCTGGTGATGACTAAGGAAGGAATTTATGCGGCCCGGGACCGTTTTGGAAGGACACCGCTGGTGATCGGGCATAAGGAAGGCGCTTACTGTGTTTCGTTTGAAAGCCATGCATATATTAATCTGGGCTATAACGATTACAGGGAGCTGGGACCGG includes:
- a CDS encoding uroporphyrinogen decarboxylase family protein, giving the protein MNSMERVFGAIRGEQTDCLPVAPYNGNFSIHTSGYTLDECYLDGKKLAEAQYRAWELVGQDVVVAQSDQYYMVEGMGVKTEYYHDRLPGVREVPVKELKDVGKLRPIDPYRDGRAYVYIEAVGHLAEKLKGEVPVRAPGCGSLAMAAHLMGINEFVMELAVTEAEEDTEKEKYIMEMMEVCTETLCRFAEACVKAGASIVQDADSLASLDMISPAIYEKYALPFEKKFFRRLNLLKKDYSFATLLHICGNNSRVAEKLADTGCDILEVDYKVDLSYYKEKIGDRVCLLGNINPAGNVMSGTAEDVREEAMTAIQKAAAGSRFILGSGCEIAVDAPLENVQALVKLGHGMPSSPAGRKQN